The nucleotide sequence AAGCCACCGGGCGGAAATTAAACTCAAAGTGAAGTCGCTTCTAGACCCGCACAGGCTGAACCTGGCGTCCGAAGTACAGCTTCCCGGCCACCAGCAGCATCAATGCCAGTACGGCCAGGCCCCATTCCGACGCCGCCGGGATCTTCCCGATGCACGCCTTCTCGCACGTCTCACCGAAGCCACAA is from Phycisphaerae bacterium and encodes:
- a CDS encoding IPTL-CTERM sorting domain-containing protein; its protein translation is MGKIPAASEWGLAVLALMLLVAGKLYFGRQVQPVRV